Proteins encoded together in one Triticum dicoccoides isolate Atlit2015 ecotype Zavitan chromosome 7B, WEW_v2.0, whole genome shotgun sequence window:
- the LOC119337018 gene encoding RNA-binding protein mde7-like encodes MAGAGIHPFHQQWPPQAAVPAPPAVPPPPPVPGAPDAAARPGSDEVRTIFIMGLPVDVKERELHNLLRWLPGFEASQINFKGDQPMGFALFSYAHHAIAAKAALQDLVFDAETKSALHIEMAKKNLFIKRGVGTDANAMDQSKRLRTGEDYTHSAHAPPPFHPPPPAVSMWGTAGYMAAPPPYNHYAGYPVPTVPMASPSPLPGPTAYAPVQNMKDNPPCNTLFIGNLGETVVEEELRGLFSLQPGFKQMKVLRQDRNTVCFIEFDDVSAASAVHHTLQGAVVPSSGRGGMRIQFSKNPFGRRKDLVGGMVGTLNGAPV; translated from the exons ATGGCAGGCGCCGGCATCCACCCGTTTCACCAGCAGTGGCCGCCCCAAGCGGCGGTGCCCGCGCCTCCCGCCGTCCCACCGCCTCCCCCCGTACCAGGCGCACCCGATGCCGCCGCCCGCCCCGGCTCTGACGAGGTCCGCACCATCTTCATCATGGGGCTCCCCGTGGACGTCAAGGAGCGGGAGCTGCATAACCTGCTGCGCTGGCTTCCGGGATTCGAGGCTTCCCAGATCAACTTCAAGGGCGACCAGCCCATGGGGTTCGCACTCTTCTCCTACGCGCACCACGCCATCGCCGCAAAGGCCGCGCTGCAG GATCTGGTCTTCGATGCGGAGACCAAGTCGGCGCTGCACATCGAGATGGCCAAGAAGAACCTATTCATCAAAAGAG GTGTGGGAACTGATGCAAATGCTATGGACCAAAGTAAACGCTTGCGAACTGGTGAAGACTATACTCATTCTGCGCATGCTCCTCCTCCATTCCACCCACCCCCACCAGCTGTTTCCATGTGGGGAACTGCAGG TTATATGGCAGCTCCGCCTCCTTATAATCATTATGCTGGCTATCCTGTGCCGACGGTACCAATGGCTTCACCTTCTCCTTTGCCAGGCCCAACAGCATATGCTCCTGTGCAG AACATGAAAGATAACCCTCCCTGTAATACCCTTTTCATTGGAAATCTTGGTGAAACTGTTGTTGAAGAGGAATTGCGGGGCCTCTTCAGTCT ACAACCTGGTTTCAAACAAATGAAAGTGTTGCGTCAAGACAGGAACACCGTCTGTTTTATTGAGTTCGAT GATGTGAGCGCTGCTTCTGCTGTGCACCATACTTTACAGGGTGCCGTTGTTCCCAGTTCTGGCCGCGGTGGGATGCGAATCCA GTTTTCAAAAAATCCCTTCGGGCGAAGGAAGGACTTAGTTGGTGGCATGGTCGGCACTCTGAATGGTGCTCCTGTTTGA